Proteins co-encoded in one Colletes latitarsis isolate SP2378_abdomen chromosome 2, iyColLati1, whole genome shotgun sequence genomic window:
- the Ich gene encoding zinc finger protein ichor — translation MKYESQSGPPTAPPHLTSSGVEPPHSSQGTGIVVGGSPAEVVGVDSLLLSPWGATGPDFLEPPDVKQTAAGLQDAWDTLLLGSSVGVTSAQSLAELKPLPPFTGYTGHLSINGIPGHHYHTIASSAQRPSLPSSSPTSSSNQEYYESPVVSSSTPCPQGNQKQQQQQQQQQQHHQHQQQQQQQQQQQQQHHHHQQQQLPQSTQQVDYDIEDIAEIIGSAIADTTVPGGGNGAGSEHDPDASRDWIDIAEWIDTACSPKAQETTSPSPYSQIYATATPSSQAQQHGSTLQSLLTHGYAPLLNARLQSANAGLQNASCGETPSSTSPYPPVSPPGRVSTSCSPDHLLHSSFAAPSHPRKRSRPTPGSQNPSKKSPGTGATALPYGTESGLIGGKEKPVHRCSICNRGFLNKSNIKVHLRTHTGEKPFRCEVCGKAFRQKAHLIKHQQIHKRIGRD, via the coding sequence ATGAAGTACGAAAGCCAGTCAGGCCCTCCGACAGCGCCTCCGCATCTGACGTCTTCCGGGGTGGAACCGCCTCATAGCAGCCAAGGGACGGGGATCGTCGTCGGTGGATCGCCAGCCGAGGTAGTCGGCGTGGACAGTTTGCTCCTGTCGCCGTGGGGCGCCACGGGACCCGACTTCCTCGAGCCTCCCGACGTCAAGCAAACGGCAGCTGGTCTGCAGGATGCGTGGGACACTCTTTTGCTCGGCTCGTCGGTTGGCGTGACGTCCGCCCAGTCGCTGGCGGAGCTGAAGCCTCTGCCACCGTTCACAGGGTACACGGGACACCTGAGCATCAACGGGATACCCGGTCACCACTATCACACGATAGCCTCCTCCGCGCAGAGGCCCTCGCTACCCTCCTCATCCCCCACCTCCTCCTCGAATCAAGAGTATTACGAGTCGCCGGTGGTGTCCTCGAGCACGCCTTGCCCGCAGGGCAATCaaaagcagcagcaacagcagcaacaacagcagcaacacCACCAAcatcagcagcagcagcagcagcaacagcagcaacaacagcagcatcATCATCACCAACAGCAGCAGCTGCCGCAGTCGACGCAGCAGGTCGATTACGACATCGAAGATATCGCGGAGATCATCGGCTCGGCGATAGCCGACACTACGGTGCCTGGGGGTGGGAACGGGGCTGGTTCCGAGCACGATCCCGACGCGTCGCGCGATTGGATCGACATCGCCGAGTGGATCGACACCGCGTGCTCGCCGAAGGCACAGGAGACCACCTCGCCCAGCCCGTACTCCCAGATATACGCGACGGCGACGCCATCGTCGCAGGCGCAGCAGCACGGCTCGACCTTGCAGAGCTTACTGACGCACGGCTACGCGCCGTTGCTGAACGCCAGGTTGCAGTCGGCCAACGCTGGCTTACAGAACGCGTCCTGCGGCGAGACACCCTCCTCGACGAGCCCCTATCCGCCCGTCAGCCCGCCCGGCCGAGTCTCCACCTCCTGCAGCCCCGATCACCTGTTGCACTCGTCGTTCGCGGCACCCTCGCACCCCAGGAAGAGGTCACGACCGACCCCAGGCTCTCAGAATCCCTCGAAGAAGAGTCCGGGCACAGGCGCGACCGCGCTACCCTACGGAACGGAGTCAGGGCTAATAGGAGGCAAAGAGAAACCGGTGCACAGGTGTTCCATCTGCAACAGAGGGTTCCTGAACAAGAGCAACATCAAGGTGCACCTAAGGACCCACACCGGCGAGAAACCGTTCAGGTGCGAGGTGTGCGGCAAAGCGTTCAGACAGAAGGCCCATCTGATCAAACACCAGCAGATACACAAGAGGATCGGTAGGGATTAG
- the LOC143351863 gene encoding guanine nucleotide-binding protein subunit beta-like protein 1, producing the protein MAIPSPDPVYLFRGDMGCIHCILLQSNFDVEHLFVGTTTGKVHIWDLKTNRELCQIESGQDSCLSLQSLNDKDLFVQHKCGVIKAYKKTESQWSLYKSINIDFYHYCRFQAFSQNEIFVPLKESNIGILSSNTFNIELKLNPSNFENLGDVMVIKPLKNKRLVLAGYEGGKVILWDIRQRSILSYLTTDSCPMTLDFDTASMKGIVGSPTDQLQIFVLSESYLLCNKVKVTLKNSGTSVIAIRPDAKIVAVGGWDSRVRLYSWKSLKPLAVLDQHRDTVQDIAFSLMRVNTCNDKYLMATAAKDGYIALWDIYN; encoded by the exons ATGGCTATACCTTCTCCGGATCCAGTCTATCTTTTTCGCGGTGATATGGGATGCATTCATTGTATTCTTCTTCAATCGAACTTTGATGTAGAACACCTTTTTGTGGGTACTACAACAGGCAAAGTACATATTTGggatttaaaa ACAAATCGAGAATTATGCCAGATTGAATCAGGACAAGATTCTTGTTTAAGTTTACAGAGTTTAAATGACAAGGATTTATTTGTACAACATAAATGTGGAGTAATAAAAGCGTATAAGAAAACAGAATCTCAATGGAGCTTGTACAAATCTATCAATATAGACTTTTATCACTATTGCAG GTTTCAAGCATTTTCCCAAAATGAAATATTTGTACCGCTTAAGGAATCCAACATTGGAATATTGTCATCCAATACGTTTAACATAGAGTTGAAATTGAATCCTTCAAATTTTGAAAACCTAGGAGATGTAATGGTGATTAAACCATTGAAAAATAAAAGGTTGGTCTTAGCTGGGTATGAAGGAGGCAAAGTAATTCTATGGGACATAAGGCAAAGAAGCATTTTAAGCTACTTGACCACAGATTCGTGTCCCATGACTTTGGATTTTGATACTGCTTCGATGAAGGGAATTGTCGGTAGTCCCACCGATCAATTGCAG aTATTTGTTTTATCAGAAAGTTATTTACTGTGCAATAAAGTTAAAGTTACATTGAAAAATTCTGGTACATCGGTAATTGCTATAAGACCAGATGCCAAGATAGTAGCAGTTGGAGGGTGGGACAGTAGAGTTAGATTATATTCTTGGAAAAGTTTAAAACCACTAGCTGTTTTAGACCAACACAGAGACACTGTACAAGATATTGCTTTTTCCTTAATGAGAGTAAATACATGCAATGATAAATATCTGATGGCAACAGCTGCAAAAGATGGATATATCGCATTGTgggatatttataattaa